A genomic segment from Streptomyces antibioticus encodes:
- a CDS encoding uracil-xanthine permease family protein: MDLGVRWTLHGDGRTPAPGAVVRPDERLSWPRTVGLGAQHVVAMFGASFVAPVLMGLDPNLAIMMSGVATAIFLLATRGRVPSYLGCSLSFVGVAAVIRAQGGSSATVTGAVFVVGVALFAVGLAVQRFGARIIHAAMPPIVTGAVVMLIGFNLAPVTASTYWPQDQWTALLVMAFTALAVVCLRGFWSRIAIFLGLVFGYAVSWAFDRIFGRIHSADASGKVTDHWRLDLSAVGQADWIGLPHFHGPSFEWSAILVALPVVIALVAENAGHVKAVGEMTGDPLDDKLGTAISADGVGSMLSTAVGGPPNTTYSENIGVMAATRVYSTAAYWAAAGFALLFGLCPKFGAVVAAIPGGVLGGITVILYGMIGLLGAQIWLNAGVDLRNPLNLVPAAAGIIIGVGNVTMEFTDTFSLSGIALGTLVVIIGYHALRAFAPAHLKTQRPLLDEGTSSYDDDASS; this comes from the coding sequence ATGGATCTTGGCGTCCGCTGGACACTGCACGGCGACGGACGCACCCCGGCGCCCGGGGCGGTGGTCCGCCCCGACGAGCGGCTCTCCTGGCCCCGCACGGTCGGGCTCGGCGCCCAGCACGTGGTGGCGATGTTCGGAGCGTCCTTCGTCGCGCCGGTCCTGATGGGTCTGGACCCGAACCTCGCGATCATGATGTCGGGCGTCGCGACCGCGATCTTCCTGCTGGCCACCCGCGGCCGGGTGCCCAGCTACCTGGGCTGCTCGCTGTCCTTCGTGGGCGTGGCCGCGGTCATCCGGGCCCAGGGCGGCAGCAGCGCCACCGTCACCGGCGCGGTGTTCGTGGTCGGGGTGGCGCTGTTCGCGGTCGGGCTGGCCGTGCAGCGCTTCGGGGCGCGGATCATCCACGCGGCGATGCCGCCGATCGTGACCGGCGCGGTCGTCATGCTGATCGGCTTCAACCTCGCCCCGGTCACCGCCTCCACCTACTGGCCGCAGGACCAGTGGACGGCGCTGCTGGTCATGGCGTTCACCGCGCTGGCCGTCGTCTGTCTGCGCGGTTTCTGGTCCCGGATCGCGATCTTCCTGGGCCTGGTCTTCGGATACGCGGTCTCCTGGGCGTTCGACCGGATCTTCGGCCGGATCCACTCGGCCGACGCGAGCGGCAAGGTCACCGACCACTGGCGGCTGGACCTGTCCGCCGTGGGACAGGCCGACTGGATCGGGCTGCCGCACTTCCACGGCCCGTCCTTCGAGTGGTCGGCGATCCTGGTCGCGCTGCCCGTGGTGATCGCGCTGGTCGCCGAGAACGCGGGCCACGTCAAGGCGGTCGGCGAGATGACCGGCGACCCGCTGGACGACAAGCTCGGCACCGCGATCTCGGCCGACGGCGTCGGCTCGATGCTCTCCACCGCGGTGGGCGGCCCGCCCAACACCACCTACTCCGAGAACATCGGCGTGATGGCCGCGACCCGCGTCTACTCCACGGCCGCCTACTGGGCCGCCGCCGGCTTCGCGCTGCTCTTCGGCCTGTGCCCCAAGTTCGGCGCGGTCGTCGCCGCGATCCCCGGCGGGGTCCTCGGCGGCATCACCGTCATCCTCTACGGCATGATCGGCCTGCTCGGCGCCCAGATCTGGCTGAACGCCGGCGTCGACCTGCGCAACCCGCTGAACCTGGTGCCGGCCGCCGCGGGCATCATCATCGGCGTCGGCAACGTGACCATGGAGTTCACGGACACCTTCTCGCTCAGCGGCATCGCCCTGGGCACCCTGGTCGTGATCATCGGCTACCACGCCCTGCGCGCCTTCGCCCCCGCCCACCTCAAGACCCAGCGGCCGCTGCTGGACGAGGGCACCAGTTCCTACGACGACGACGCCAGCTCGTAG
- a CDS encoding acyl-CoA thioesterase, with protein sequence MTAEAPTAPAPVPAPALSHGRLIPVTVHFDDLDALGLLHNARYPVMVERAWTELWQEHGVRFEGDWATAGDACNAVKELRVSYEAPVTRPGPYAVHLWLERLGTTGLTYGFRFCSPDGTVTYARGTRVLVRLDPATMRPAPWSETLRTAGRALLRPAD encoded by the coding sequence GTGACCGCCGAAGCCCCGACCGCCCCCGCCCCCGTCCCCGCTCCCGCCCTCTCCCACGGCCGGCTGATCCCCGTCACCGTCCACTTCGACGACCTGGACGCGCTCGGGCTGCTGCACAACGCCCGCTACCCGGTGATGGTCGAGCGCGCCTGGACCGAGCTGTGGCAGGAGCACGGGGTGCGCTTCGAGGGCGACTGGGCGACCGCGGGCGACGCCTGCAACGCGGTCAAGGAACTGCGGGTCAGCTACGAGGCTCCGGTCACCCGCCCGGGCCCCTACGCCGTCCACCTCTGGCTGGAGCGGCTCGGCACCACCGGCCTCACCTACGGCTTCCGGTTCTGCTCGCCTGACGGCACGGTCACCTACGCGCGGGGCACCCGGGTCCTGGTCCGGCTGGACCCGGCCACCATGCGCCCCGCGCCGTGGAGCGAGACCCTCAGGACCGCGGGCCGGGCACTGCTGCGGCCGGCGGACTGA
- a CDS encoding DUF5995 family protein — MPRSEQFTTSVETPVDTAVDDVLARMRVLDAELPPHDGIAVFNRVYLAVTSEVDRRIDSGRFGNARATATLDVRFAERYLAAVDAALGDGRPPACWRPLVQMRRHPGVRPLQFALAGINAHIGHDLALAVVDACRSLGCEPGDLEDDYERVGDVLVALEERIREELMPGPDLLQIADPLTHLLGAWSLERARDATWTAARALWALRGLPDVAREFTDRLDTAVGFAGRMLLTPL, encoded by the coding sequence ATGCCGCGATCGGAACAGTTCACCACTTCCGTCGAGACGCCTGTGGACACGGCGGTCGACGACGTCCTCGCCCGGATGCGCGTCCTGGACGCGGAACTGCCGCCGCACGACGGCATCGCCGTCTTCAACCGCGTCTATCTCGCCGTGACTTCGGAGGTGGACCGGCGGATCGACTCCGGCCGGTTCGGCAACGCGCGGGCCACGGCCACCCTGGACGTGCGGTTCGCGGAGCGGTACCTCGCGGCCGTCGACGCGGCCCTGGGGGACGGGCGTCCGCCCGCCTGCTGGCGTCCGCTGGTCCAGATGCGCCGCCATCCCGGGGTACGGCCGCTTCAGTTCGCGCTGGCGGGCATCAACGCGCACATCGGGCACGATCTGGCGCTGGCCGTCGTGGACGCCTGTCGTAGCCTCGGCTGCGAACCGGGTGATCTGGAGGACGACTACGAACGGGTGGGCGATGTCCTCGTCGCGCTGGAGGAGCGCATCCGCGAGGAGTTGATGCCGGGCCCCGATCTCCTCCAGATCGCCGACCCGCTGACCCATCTGCTCGGCGCCTGGAGCCTGGAGCGGGCCCGGGACGCCACCTGGACGGCGGCCCGGGCCCTGTGGGCGCTGCGCGGACTCCCGGACGTGGCCCGGGAGTTCACCGACCGCCTCGACACGGCGGTCGGCTTCGCGGGGCGCATGCTGCTCACGCCCCTGTGA
- a CDS encoding DUF742 domain-containing protein, giving the protein MTDHWYEDETGPMVRPYTVTRGRTQPSGRHTIDLMSWVTALDAEPSGPEVDHARSALLDLVRRGARPVVELAADADLPLTVVRVLLGDLAEAGLLRIDPPRRVLPPGLKADPGLLQEIVDRLREL; this is encoded by the coding sequence GTGACGGACCACTGGTACGAGGACGAGACCGGGCCGATGGTGCGCCCCTACACCGTCACCCGCGGCCGCACCCAGCCCTCGGGGCGGCACACCATCGACCTGATGTCCTGGGTCACCGCCCTGGACGCGGAGCCGTCAGGCCCGGAGGTCGATCACGCCCGCAGCGCCCTGCTGGACCTGGTGCGCCGCGGAGCGCGCCCCGTGGTCGAGCTGGCCGCGGACGCCGACCTGCCCCTGACCGTCGTCCGCGTGCTGCTCGGCGACCTGGCCGAGGCCGGCCTCCTGCGCATCGACCCGCCGCGCCGCGTCCTGCCCCCGGGCCTGAAGGCGGACCCGGGCCTGCTCCAGGAGATCGTCGACCGGCTCCGCGAACTCTGA
- a CDS encoding MFS transporter, with protein MLLYPVYALLFADTGLSVWQISSLFVLWSATGVLLEVPSGAWADAFSRRALLWLGPLLGAAGFALWVLVPSYWAFAAGFVLWGVRGALGSGALEALVYEELERLGAAHRYARVMGRAHAVGQAAAMAAMGLAGPLFAAHGYPAVGAASVLACLLCAATATRFPEHRAPADGTDGTEGPGWAATLRAGLGEAHRDRSVRGALLLVPAVSAVWGALDEYTPLLVRDTGVADATVPYLLMLLWAGVTAGSLLAGPAERLGRTGFAVLLTVSALALAAGAVTGTPAGIALVALAFGGFQLATVLADVRLQHRIEDGARATLTSVASLGTEAVTIGVYAGYAALAGLGGHAAAFALCAVPYLVTAVVTASARRR; from the coding sequence GTGCTGTTGTACCCGGTGTACGCGCTGCTGTTCGCCGACACCGGCCTGTCCGTCTGGCAGATCTCCTCGCTGTTCGTCCTGTGGTCGGCGACCGGAGTCCTGCTGGAGGTCCCCTCCGGCGCCTGGGCGGACGCCTTCTCCCGCCGCGCCCTGCTGTGGCTCGGCCCGCTGCTGGGCGCCGCCGGCTTCGCCCTGTGGGTGCTCGTCCCCTCGTACTGGGCGTTCGCGGCCGGATTCGTCCTGTGGGGCGTGCGCGGCGCGCTCGGCTCGGGCGCGCTGGAGGCCCTCGTCTACGAGGAACTGGAGCGGCTCGGCGCCGCCCACCGGTACGCCCGGGTGATGGGCCGCGCCCACGCCGTCGGACAGGCCGCCGCGATGGCCGCCATGGGCCTGGCCGGCCCGCTCTTCGCCGCCCACGGCTACCCGGCGGTCGGCGCCGCCAGCGTGCTGGCCTGTCTGCTGTGCGCCGCGACCGCGACCCGCTTCCCCGAACACCGCGCCCCGGCCGACGGCACCGACGGCACCGAGGGCCCCGGCTGGGCGGCCACCCTGCGCGCCGGGCTCGGCGAGGCCCACCGGGACCGCTCGGTGCGGGGCGCGCTGCTGCTGGTGCCGGCCGTCTCCGCGGTCTGGGGAGCCCTGGACGAGTACACACCGCTGCTGGTCCGTGACACCGGCGTCGCCGACGCGACCGTCCCTTATCTGCTCATGCTGCTCTGGGCCGGGGTCACCGCGGGCAGCCTGCTCGCCGGGCCCGCCGAGCGGCTGGGCCGTACCGGGTTCGCCGTCCTGCTCACCGTCTCGGCGCTCGCCCTCGCCGCCGGCGCGGTCACCGGCACACCGGCCGGCATCGCGCTCGTCGCCCTCGCCTTCGGCGGGTTCCAGCTCGCCACCGTCCTGGCCGACGTCCGGCTCCAGCACCGCATCGAGGACGGCGCCCGGGCCACCCTCACCTCGGTGGCGAGCCTGGGCACCGAGGCCGTCACCATCGGCGTGTACGCCGGTTACGCGGCCCTCGCCGGCCTCGGCGGCCATGCCGCGGCCTTCGCGCTGTGCGCGGTTCCGTACCTGGTCACAGCGGTGGTGACGGCCTCGGCGAGGAGAAGGTGA
- a CDS encoding MFS transporter: MSTVVQAPTEVRRARYAVAAVFAVHGAVTGSFATRVPWIQDHAGVGAGQLGLALAFTAFGASCSMPLAGRITHQLGSRTALRALMTLWTVSLVLPALAPNMLTLCLAMFVYGASAGMADVAMNALGVEVEQRLGKSIMSGLHGMWSAGALIGSAGGTLAAHLGSDARVHHALAAAVLTALGLLACGWVLDLRPTEDEEPPPRFALPPRSALLIGAVGFCAVFAEGASLDWSAVYLEDHIGSSAGLAAACTTGFMLTMAVARLVGDAVVNRFGAVRTVRAGGVLAAAGGVLVVVAGQPALAMAGFGLMGLGIAVVVPLCFAAAGHSGPNPSQAIAGVATITYTSGLIAPSLIGGVAQLTSLMVSFMVVTALSCGLVVFAGVLRGGERKGARGAEVSPPAAAVPGPRS; the protein is encoded by the coding sequence ATGAGCACAGTGGTCCAGGCACCGACGGAGGTACGGCGCGCCCGGTACGCCGTGGCGGCCGTCTTCGCCGTGCACGGCGCGGTGACCGGTTCGTTCGCCACCCGGGTGCCGTGGATCCAGGACCACGCCGGGGTGGGCGCCGGGCAGCTCGGACTCGCCCTCGCCTTCACCGCGTTCGGCGCCTCCTGCTCGATGCCGCTGGCCGGGCGGATCACCCATCAGCTCGGCAGCCGGACCGCGCTGCGGGCCCTGATGACCCTGTGGACCGTGTCGCTGGTCCTGCCGGCCCTGGCGCCGAACATGCTCACCCTGTGCCTGGCGATGTTCGTGTACGGCGCCTCCGCCGGAATGGCGGACGTGGCGATGAACGCCCTCGGCGTCGAGGTCGAACAGCGGCTCGGCAAGTCGATCATGTCCGGGCTGCACGGCATGTGGAGCGCGGGCGCCCTGATCGGTTCGGCGGGCGGCACGCTCGCCGCCCATCTGGGCTCGGACGCGCGCGTGCACCACGCGCTGGCGGCGGCCGTGCTCACCGCGCTGGGCCTGCTGGCCTGCGGCTGGGTGCTGGATCTGCGGCCCACGGAGGACGAGGAGCCGCCGCCGCGGTTCGCGCTGCCGCCGCGCTCGGCGCTGCTGATCGGCGCGGTCGGGTTCTGCGCGGTCTTCGCGGAGGGCGCCAGCCTGGACTGGTCGGCGGTGTACCTGGAGGACCACATCGGGTCCTCGGCCGGTCTCGCGGCGGCCTGCACGACCGGGTTCATGCTCACCATGGCGGTGGCCCGGCTGGTCGGGGACGCGGTGGTGAACCGGTTCGGCGCGGTGCGCACGGTCCGGGCGGGCGGCGTGCTCGCCGCGGCCGGCGGAGTGCTGGTCGTGGTGGCCGGGCAGCCGGCGCTGGCGATGGCCGGGTTCGGGCTGATGGGGCTGGGGATCGCCGTCGTCGTACCGCTGTGCTTCGCCGCGGCCGGGCACAGCGGGCCGAACCCCAGTCAGGCGATCGCGGGCGTGGCGACGATCACCTACACCTCGGGGCTGATCGCGCCGAGCCTGATCGGCGGGGTGGCTCAGCTCACCAGCCTGATGGTGTCGTTCATGGTGGTCACGGCGCTGTCCTGCGGTCTGGTGGTGTTCGCCGGGGTGCTGCGCGGCGGCGAGCGCAAGGGCGCGCGGGGCGCGGAGGTCAGTCCGCCGGCCGCAGCAGTGCCCGGCCCGCGGTCCTGA
- a CDS encoding carbon-nitrogen hydrolase family protein has product MRTALLQSSGRPGSVVENLKVLDEAAGRAAAAGAALLVTPEMFLTGYAIGDGIGRLAEPADGDSADAVAELAARHGLAIAYGYPERAGDVVHNSVQLVSADGDRLANYRKTHLFGCFERDHFTPGTEPVVQATLGGLTVGLLICYDVEFPENVRGHALAGTDLLLVPTAQMHPYQFVAESMIPVRAFENQMYVAYVNRVGPEGEFEFVGLSTLAGPDGVARTRAGRGEDLVFADADPEALAASRAANPYLLDRRPGLYGSLV; this is encoded by the coding sequence ATGCGCACCGCCCTGCTCCAGAGCTCCGGCCGCCCCGGCTCCGTCGTCGAGAACCTCAAGGTCCTCGACGAGGCCGCGGGCCGGGCCGCCGCCGCGGGCGCCGCGCTGCTCGTCACCCCGGAGATGTTCCTCACCGGCTACGCGATCGGCGACGGCATCGGCCGCCTCGCCGAGCCCGCCGACGGCGACTCCGCCGACGCGGTCGCCGAGCTGGCCGCCCGGCACGGCCTGGCGATCGCCTACGGCTACCCGGAGCGCGCCGGTGACGTCGTGCACAACTCCGTCCAGCTCGTCTCCGCCGACGGCGACCGGCTCGCGAACTACCGCAAGACCCATCTCTTCGGCTGCTTCGAGCGCGACCACTTCACGCCGGGCACCGAGCCGGTCGTCCAGGCCACCCTCGGCGGACTCACCGTCGGCCTGCTGATCTGCTACGACGTCGAGTTCCCGGAGAACGTCCGCGGCCACGCCCTGGCCGGCACCGACCTCCTGCTCGTCCCGACCGCGCAGATGCACCCGTACCAGTTCGTCGCCGAGTCCATGATCCCGGTGCGCGCCTTCGAGAACCAGATGTACGTGGCGTACGTCAACCGGGTCGGTCCGGAGGGCGAGTTCGAGTTCGTCGGGCTCTCCACGCTGGCCGGTCCCGACGGGGTCGCCCGGACCCGCGCCGGACGCGGCGAGGACCTGGTGTTCGCCGACGCCGACCCCGAGGCCCTGGCCGCCTCCCGCGCGGCCAACCCGTATCTGCTCGACCGCCGCCCCGGCCTCTACGGGTCCCTGGTCTGA
- a CDS encoding roadblock/LC7 domain-containing protein: MHSDDQTPEPVAPEADAPGAPGTGLGWLLDDLVARTDHVRHAVLLTADGLPLSHSEGMPGRDIEHLAAVCSGFHSLARSAGERFEAGEVRQTMVMLEEAYLFITPAGDGSRLAVLSDVRTDVGQLAHETALLVRRLGSHLDAAARTAT, encoded by the coding sequence ATGCACAGTGACGACCAGACCCCCGAGCCCGTGGCACCCGAGGCCGACGCCCCCGGCGCACCCGGCACGGGCCTCGGCTGGCTGCTCGACGACCTCGTCGCCAGGACCGACCATGTGCGCCACGCCGTCCTCCTCACCGCCGACGGCCTGCCCCTGAGCCACTCGGAGGGCATGCCGGGACGGGACATCGAGCACCTGGCCGCCGTCTGCTCCGGCTTCCACAGCCTGGCCCGCTCGGCGGGCGAGCGCTTCGAGGCGGGCGAGGTCCGGCAGACGATGGTGATGCTGGAGGAGGCGTACCTCTTCATCACCCCGGCCGGCGACGGCAGCCGGCTGGCCGTGCTCAGCGACGTGCGCACCGACGTCGGACAGCTCGCCCACGAGACGGCCCTGCTGGTCCGCCGGCTGGGCAGCCATCTGGACGCCGCCGCGCGCACGGCCACCTGA
- a CDS encoding flavin monoamine oxidase family protein: MTSMVPNAVEHTDEQQPPITMFGPDFPYAYDDFLAHPAGLGQIPATEHGAEVAVIGGGLSGVIAAYELMKMGLKPVVYEADKIGGRLRTVGFEGCDPSLTAEMGAMRFPPSSTALQHYIDLVGLQTRPFPNPLAETTPSTVVDLKGESHYAETVEDLPQVYRDVAAAWNKCLEEGADFSDMNQAMRERDVPRIREIWAKLVEKLDNQTFYGFLCDSEAFRSFRHREIFGQVGFGTGGWDTDFPNSILEILRVVYTEADDHHRGIVGGSQQLPLRLWERAPQKIVHWAQGTSLASLHEDGAPRPAVTRLHRTAGNAITVTDANGDIRTYKAAIFTAQSWMLLSKIACDDSLFPIDHWTAIERTHYMESSKLFVPVDRPFWLDKDEETGRDVMSMTLTDRMTRGTYLLDDGPDKPAVICLSYTWCDDSLKWLPLSANERMEVMLKSLGEIYPKVDIRKHIIGNPVTVSWENEPYFMGAFKANLPGHYRYQRRLFTHFMQDRLPEDKRGIFLAGDDISWTAGWAEGAVQTALNAVWGVMHHFGGTTDATNPGPGDVYDEIAPVELPED; this comes from the coding sequence ATGACGTCCATGGTGCCCAACGCCGTCGAGCACACCGACGAGCAGCAGCCGCCGATCACCATGTTCGGCCCGGACTTCCCGTACGCCTACGACGACTTCCTCGCCCATCCGGCGGGGCTCGGCCAGATCCCGGCGACCGAGCACGGCGCCGAGGTCGCCGTCATCGGCGGCGGACTCTCCGGTGTCATCGCCGCCTACGAGCTGATGAAGATGGGCCTCAAGCCCGTCGTCTACGAGGCCGACAAGATCGGCGGCCGGCTGCGCACGGTGGGCTTCGAGGGCTGCGACCCCTCGCTCACCGCCGAGATGGGCGCGATGCGCTTCCCGCCGTCCTCCACGGCCCTCCAGCACTACATCGACCTGGTGGGTCTTCAGACCCGTCCGTTCCCCAACCCGCTCGCCGAGACCACCCCTTCGACGGTCGTCGACCTCAAGGGCGAGTCGCACTACGCCGAGACGGTGGAGGACCTCCCGCAGGTCTACCGTGACGTCGCCGCGGCCTGGAACAAGTGCCTCGAAGAGGGCGCCGACTTCTCCGACATGAACCAGGCCATGCGCGAGCGGGACGTGCCCCGGATCCGCGAGATCTGGGCGAAGCTGGTCGAGAAGCTCGACAACCAGACCTTCTACGGCTTCCTCTGCGACTCCGAGGCGTTCCGGTCCTTCCGGCACCGCGAGATCTTCGGCCAGGTGGGCTTCGGCACCGGCGGCTGGGACACCGACTTCCCCAACTCCATCCTGGAGATCCTGCGGGTCGTCTACACCGAGGCCGACGACCACCACCGCGGGATCGTCGGCGGCTCCCAGCAGTTGCCGCTGCGGCTGTGGGAGCGGGCGCCGCAGAAGATCGTCCACTGGGCGCAGGGCACCTCGCTGGCGAGCCTGCACGAGGACGGCGCGCCCCGCCCGGCCGTGACCCGGCTGCACCGCACCGCCGGCAACGCGATCACCGTGACGGACGCCAACGGCGACATCCGCACCTACAAGGCGGCGATCTTCACCGCCCAGTCCTGGATGCTGCTGTCGAAGATCGCCTGCGACGACTCGCTCTTCCCGATCGACCACTGGACGGCGATCGAGCGCACCCACTACATGGAGTCCAGCAAGTTGTTCGTCCCGGTCGACCGGCCGTTCTGGCTGGACAAGGACGAGGAGACGGGCCGGGACGTCATGTCGATGACGCTCACCGACCGGATGACCCGCGGCACTTACCTGCTGGACGACGGCCCCGACAAGCCCGCCGTGATCTGCCTGTCGTACACCTGGTGCGACGACAGCCTCAAGTGGCTGCCGCTGTCCGCGAACGAGCGGATGGAGGTCATGCTGAAGTCGCTCGGCGAGATCTATCCCAAGGTCGACATCCGCAAGCACATCATCGGCAACCCGGTGACGGTGTCCTGGGAGAACGAGCCCTACTTCATGGGCGCGTTCAAGGCCAACCTGCCCGGCCACTACCGCTACCAGCGGCGCCTGTTCACGCACTTCATGCAGGACCGGCTGCCCGAGGACAAGCGGGGCATCTTCCTGGCCGGCGACGACATCTCCTGGACGGCCGGCTGGGCCGAGGGCGCCGTGCAGACCGCGCTGAACGCCGTCTGGGGCGTCATGCACCACTTCGGCGGCACGACCGACGCCACCAACCCCGGCCCCGGTGACGTGTACGACGAGATCGCACCGGTCGAACTCCCCGAGGACTGA
- a CDS encoding glycoside hydrolase family 6 protein, translating to MVVAASAVVAVATAAGTMTALGEDGADDRRAARHDAPRTDPSAAGSAGSPLPSPSATSATPSGSPSPSASPTPSATRKPRAAAAPARLYHHPESQVLDWVHDHPDDPRRAVVESRIASRPAAVWFADYAPGTLTSRVRAVTSGAAAQGRVPVLVAYAIPDRDCGGASEGGAPDLDAYAGWIDRFAAGLGSRETVVILEPDSIAQTDCLSADRRDARLAALARAGRVLRAANPKARVYYDAGHSHWNSPAHQAALLRQAGAASSAGIFSNVSNFRRTADEIVYDRQVLDLLGGPPGLGAVIDTSRNGNGAPADGEWCDPDGRTIGRAPTLDTGEPRIDGYLWVKLPGESDGCKGAAGEFSPSYAYELASSS from the coding sequence ATGGTGGTGGCCGCCTCGGCGGTGGTGGCGGTGGCCACCGCGGCGGGGACGATGACCGCGCTCGGCGAGGACGGGGCGGACGACCGGCGGGCGGCGCGCCACGACGCCCCGCGGACCGATCCGTCGGCGGCGGGGTCGGCCGGGTCGCCGCTCCCGTCCCCGTCCGCCACCTCGGCGACGCCGAGCGGGTCGCCGTCACCGAGCGCCTCGCCCACCCCCTCGGCGACCCGGAAGCCGCGGGCCGCCGCCGCCCCCGCCCGGCTCTACCACCATCCCGAGTCGCAGGTCCTGGACTGGGTCCACGACCACCCGGACGACCCGCGCCGCGCGGTCGTCGAGTCCCGCATCGCGAGCCGTCCGGCCGCGGTGTGGTTCGCCGACTACGCGCCCGGCACCCTGACGTCACGGGTGCGCGCGGTCACCTCGGGCGCCGCCGCCCAGGGCCGGGTGCCGGTCCTGGTGGCGTACGCGATCCCCGACCGGGACTGCGGCGGCGCCTCCGAGGGCGGGGCGCCCGACCTCGACGCCTACGCCGGCTGGATCGACCGGTTCGCGGCCGGCCTCGGTTCGCGCGAGACCGTCGTGATCCTGGAGCCCGACTCGATCGCCCAGACCGACTGCCTCTCCGCCGACCGCAGGGACGCCCGGCTCGCCGCGCTGGCCCGCGCGGGACGGGTCCTCAGGGCGGCCAACCCGAAGGCCCGCGTCTACTACGACGCCGGGCACTCCCACTGGAACAGCCCCGCCCACCAGGCGGCGCTGCTCCGGCAGGCCGGCGCCGCCTCCTCGGCCGGCATCTTCAGCAACGTCTCCAACTTCCGCCGCACCGCCGACGAGATCGTCTACGACCGCCAGGTCCTCGACCTGCTCGGCGGACCGCCCGGACTCGGGGCGGTCATCGACACCAGCCGCAACGGCAACGGCGCGCCCGCCGACGGCGAGTGGTGCGACCCGGACGGCCGCACGATCGGCCGCGCCCCCACCCTCGACACCGGCGAGCCGCGCATCGACGGCTATCTGTGGGTGAAGCTGCCGGGGGAGTCCGACGGCTGCAAGGGCGCGGCGGGCGAGTTCAGCCCGTCGTACGCCTACGAGCTGGCGTCGTCGTCGTAG